The Pseudomonadota bacterium genome includes a region encoding these proteins:
- a CDS encoding DEAD/DEAH box helicase: MNTFAELGINREILKGLSSLGFQDPTPVQLQVIPLMLEKQVDLIGLAQTGTGKTAAFGLPLIQLINTKSMQTQGLILCPTRELCVQVARDLEAFSKYVEGVKILAIYGGASIEQQITALRKGIHIIVATPGRLNDLINRGKVDISGVRYAVFDEADEMLQMGFQDELNAILAKTPSDKNTLLFSATMSKEVKAIASKYMSDAVEITIGKRNAGAENVLHEYYMVQAKDRYLALKRIVDNNPKNYSIIFCRTRIETQEIANKLIQDGYNADSLHGDLSQAQRDQVMKKFRSKNLQILVATDVAARGLDVNDLTHVINYNLPDDISYYTHRSGRTGRAGRTGTSVAIIHMKERFKIKEIESKLNKKFKQCRIPSGVEVCRKQLVSLIDVVTNVEVDYDQINPLYAEIAEKLAAMDREELIKRFVSLEFNRFLEYYKNAPDLNVSDGEKKRHGKTEQKRGESGTYENRGQKFTRFSLNVGRRDGIMPQGLIGHINGIPGGGRIKVGKIEIMRNTAHLEADSKFIPQILAAFQHFTINGRTVTIKIASDTHGTSRPKPDAIRHRKGRKPKAA, from the coding sequence ATGAATACATTTGCAGAATTAGGCATTAACCGCGAAATCCTCAAAGGACTCTCATCCCTGGGATTTCAAGATCCAACCCCGGTTCAGTTACAGGTCATTCCTTTAATGCTGGAAAAACAAGTAGACCTGATCGGCCTGGCACAAACCGGAACAGGCAAGACCGCAGCCTTTGGCCTTCCATTGATTCAGTTGATAAACACTAAAAGCATGCAGACTCAAGGGTTGATCCTTTGTCCTACACGGGAACTTTGCGTGCAGGTAGCCAGAGACCTGGAGGCATTTTCCAAGTATGTTGAGGGTGTAAAAATATTAGCGATTTACGGTGGAGCAAGCATTGAGCAGCAGATAACCGCCCTGCGCAAAGGCATCCATATTATTGTTGCAACCCCGGGCCGCTTAAACGACTTAATCAACCGCGGCAAAGTTGATATATCCGGTGTCCGTTATGCGGTGTTTGATGAAGCCGATGAAATGCTGCAAATGGGTTTTCAGGATGAATTAAACGCCATACTGGCCAAGACGCCTTCAGATAAAAATACCTTGCTGTTTTCGGCAACGATGTCGAAAGAAGTTAAAGCGATAGCCAGCAAGTATATGTCTGATGCCGTTGAGATTACAATCGGTAAACGCAATGCCGGTGCCGAAAATGTCCTTCATGAGTATTACATGGTGCAGGCCAAGGACCGCTATCTTGCCCTGAAGCGTATTGTCGACAACAACCCCAAGAATTATTCAATTATTTTTTGCCGGACACGCATAGAGACCCAGGAAATAGCCAATAAATTGATTCAGGACGGCTACAACGCTGATTCCCTGCATGGCGATTTATCCCAGGCCCAGCGGGATCAGGTGATGAAGAAATTCCGCTCCAAGAATCTGCAGATCCTGGTGGCAACCGATGTTGCAGCGCGAGGCCTGGATGTAAATGATCTGACCCATGTAATCAATTACAATCTTCCTGACGATATTTCCTATTATACTCATCGAAGCGGTCGTACCGGCCGGGCTGGTCGCACCGGAACATCGGTTGCGATCATTCACATGAAAGAGCGCTTCAAGATTAAGGAAATAGAATCAAAGCTTAACAAGAAATTCAAACAGTGCCGCATTCCTTCAGGAGTGGAAGTTTGCAGAAAACAACTGGTCAGCCTGATTGATGTGGTTACCAACGTTGAGGTGGACTACGACCAGATTAATCCGCTCTATGCTGAAATCGCTGAAAAGCTTGCAGCCATGGATCGTGAAGAGCTTATCAAGAGATTTGTTTCTCTGGAATTTAATCGGTTTCTGGAATATTACAAAAATGCCCCTGATCTCAATGTAAGTGATGGAGAGAAAAAGCGGCATGGCAAAACAGAACAAAAACGTGGGGAGTCAGGCACCTATGAAAACCGCGGGCAGAAGTTTACCCGGTTTTCGCTTAATGTGGGTCGGCGCGATGGGATTATGCCCCAGGGTCTGATTGGCCATATCAATGGAATTCCCGGTGGTGGGCGCATCAAGGTCGGCAAGATTGAAATTATGCGCAACACGGCCCATCTTGAAGCCGACAGCAAGTTTATTCCACAAATCCTTGCCGCGTTTCAGCATTTCACCATCAACGGCAGAACGGTTACCATTAAAATCGCCAGCGACACTCACGGCACAAGTCGACCCAAACCTGACGCTATACGCCACCGTAAAGGGCGCAAACCAAAGGCTGCATAG
- a CDS encoding cold-shock protein, producing MNKGIVKWFNASKGFGFIEQENGADVFVHHSAIQSDGYKTLDEGASVTFEVVDGQKGPAAANVVQL from the coding sequence GTGAATAAAGGTATTGTAAAATGGTTTAACGCGTCAAAAGGTTTTGGTTTTATCGAGCAGGAAAATGGAGCGGATGTTTTTGTCCATCATTCTGCAATTCAATCTGATGGTTACAAAACACTTGATGAAGGTGCATCTGTAACTTTTGAAGTTGTTGATGGGCAGAAAGGCCCTGCTGCAGCCAATGTGGTTCAGCTTTAA